GCCAGGGAATTCCCAAAGTCCACCTTGATGTTGCTCTTCACCTCTTAAGCAGACAAAGATTTGCTGATTTTTTTCAATCACACCAACAGCGACTTCAACACGTTTTTTTTGCATCATTTTCTCCATAAAAAAAGCGACTTAGCGTCGCTTTTTATACAAATTTAGATTTAGATTTAGACAATTATTTTAGTTTGCCGCAACACTGCTTAAACTTCTTACCTGATTGGCAAGGACATGGCTCATTGCGACCAACTTTTGGCTCTGTGCGCTCAGCAACAACCGCCCCCTCAGGCGTTTCACCGCCCACGCGCTCAACTTCTTCGTGTTGATATTCACGCGGTGCTTGCTCACTCTTTCGATGTTGTTCTTCAACCTTCTCAACATCTTCCTCAGCACGAACCTGAACTTTACTTAGTACGCCAACAACGTCAATCTTCAAGTTTTCAAGCATTTGTGAGAATAACTCAAACGACTCACGCTTATATTCTTGCTTCGGATTCTTCTGCGCATAGCCACGTAGATGAATACCTTGGCGAAGATGATCCATTGCTGCTAAGTGATCTTTCCAATGCTGATCTAGGCTTTGTAGCATAACTGCCTTTTCGAAGTGACGTAGCACATCTGGGCCTACCATCTCTTCTTTTTGCTTGTACGCCTTGTCTACGTCTTCTACGATACGATCGCGTAGCATTTCTTCATACAACTTGCTGTCTTCTTCAAGCCATTTTGCAATCGGAAGCTCAACATGGAAATCATTTTTCAAGCGCTCTTCAAGTGCTGGAATATCCCACATTTCCGCTAGGCTCTGTGGTGGAATATACTGATCGATGGTCGCATTCAGTACGTCTTCACGAATAGCCGTGATCGTCTCTGAGATATCACCTTCTTCAAGTAGTTCGTTACGTTGTTCGTAAACCACTTTACGTTGATCGTTAGCAACATCATCGTATTCAAGTAATTGTTTACGAATATCAAAGTTACGCGCTTCCACTTTACGCTGTGCGTTTTCAATGGCACGGTTAACCCATGGGTGTTCAATGGCTTCACCACGTTGCATACCTAGTTTGCGCATCATGTTAGTCATACGCTCACCTGCGAAGATACGCATCAATGCGTCATCCATCGATAGGTAGAAACGGCTTGAACCGGCATCACCTTGACGACCTGCACGACCACGCAACTGGTTGTCGATACGGCGAGATTCGTGACGCTCAGTTCCAATAATATGTAAACCACCAGAAGCCAGTACTGCATCATGACGCTCTTTCCAAGCGGCTTTAATTTCTGCTACTTGCTCTTCTGATGGGTTTTCTAATTTTTCAACATCCGACTGCCAGCTGCCACCCAGTACGATATCCGTACCACGACCAGCCATATTCGTCGCAATCGTCACTTTTCCCGGTAGACCCGCATCCGCGATAATATCTGCTTCTTGCGCGTGGAATTTAGCATTCAGTACGTTATGCTCAATTTTTTCTTTGCGAAGGAAGTGAGAAAGATACTCAGAACTTTCGATAGATACCGTACCCACCAATACAGGCTGACCACGTTCTTGGCAAGAGCGAATGTCTTCAAGAATGGCTTCAAACTTCTCTTCTTGCGTCAAATATACAAGATCTGCACGGTCATCGCGAACCATAGGTTTATTGGTTGGGATAACTACGGTATCTAGGCCATAGATTGACTGGAACTCGAACGCTTCAGTGTCTGCTGTACCTGTCATACCTGCAAGCTTGTTGTACAAGCGGAAATAATTCTGGAACGTGATTGAAGCCAAGGTTTGGTTTTCGTTCTGAATACGAACCCCTTCCTTCGCCTCAACGGCTTGGTGAAGACCCTCAGACCAACGACGTCCTTCCATCGTACGGCCAGTGTGCTCGTCAACGATGATAACTTCGTTATCTTTTACAACGTAATCAACGTCTTTTTGATATAGCTTGTGAGCACGAAGTGCTGCGTAAACATGGCTAAGTAGTGAAATATTACCTGCCGAGTAAAGAGAATCCCCCTCTTCAATCAGACCACGTTCGGTCAGTAATTCTTCAACTTTGATTTGACCACGTTCGGTAAGGTGAACTTGTTTACCTTTTTCATCAATCGTGAAGTCACCATCGCCTTCAACGCCTTCTTCGTCCTCTTTTTCTTGTTGCACAAGATCAGGCACAATTTTATTGATTTCGGCATAAAGCTCAGAGCTATCTTCAGCAGGACCAGAAATAATAAGTGGTGTACGCGCTTCATCAATTAGGATCGAATCCACCTCATCCACAACAGCATAGTTAAGTGGACGTTGCACACGTTCTTCAACACTAAACGCCATATTATCGCGTAGGTAGTCAAAGCCGAATTCGTTATTGGTGCCGTAAGTGATATCGGCGGCATACGCTTGCTTTTTCTGCTGTGGCATCATGCCTGGCACGTTACAACCAACAGTAAGACCTAGAAATTCAAAGAGTGGACGGTTTGTCTCAGCATCACGTTTAGCTAAGTAGTCGTTGACGGTAATAACGTGCACACCTTTACCTGAAACCGCATTTAAATACGCAGGTAATGTTGCTGTTAGTGTTTTACCTTCACCCGTTCTCATTTCTGAAATACGGCCTTGGTGCAGCACCATACCACCAATCATTTGTACATCGAAATGACGCATTCCAAATACGCGCTTAGATGCTTCACGCACCGTAGCGAACGCCTCTGGTAATAAATCATCTAGCGTTGAACCTTGCTCAATACGCTGTTTAAATTCAGCCGTTTTTGCTTTTAGTTCCTCATCGCTTAATTTGCCGTATTGTTCTTCTAACGCATTGATTAAAGCGACTGTTTTTCTTAGGTTTTTGATGGTGCGATCATTACGACTACCAAAAATTTTGGTAAAAATATTAGCTAACATGTTTAAACCGTTTCACTCTGTGTATTGGCTGACCCACACCTCTAAACTAAAGTTATTAAGACTGGGTCGCGCTTGTCCTGTTGGCGACAAAAGCGTTCCTAAATTACGGTTTTCATTTTGCCAATTTAGGAGTGAGCATTTTGTATCTTGCCGAGTTAAAATTATGCCCTATCATACCAGACTCTTTGTTTCTGCAAACCTTATTGGGTAAATAATACCTAGTTCAATTGCAAGAAACCTTTACTGTTAGGCGTAAGCGTACCGTTGCAAGTGATAAAGTTTAGTTGACACCTAGCTCGGCTCATCTATTCGAGCATAGAGCTAAGCGCTTTCGACAACAAATGTTGGTACTTTTGGATTTCTCAAAAATTTGTCTCTGATATACTTAGTAGACTGAGAAACCACCAGTACGGAGTAACTTGACTCCGTATTATCCCGATATGGCGGTTATTTTTTATTTTTCAACCTTGGGAAGTAAGTCATTGACTAAAAATCGCTACAATCCAAAACCACTTGATGAAGTGATGGGTGGATGGTCAGATAAACTCAATCAGTATGGCCAAAAAAGTGCTCAAGCGGCACAATTACAGAGCTGTCTGGAAGAGACACTCGGGGCAATTTTGAGTAAAAAGTGCCGCGTAGCCCACTATCGAGATGGCACACTGACGATAGAAGCAGCCTCCGCTACGCTTGCTACTCGGTTAAACTTTATGAAAATGGATATTCTCAGTGCATTTAGAAAAGTTGGGTTGCACGATTGTGCACTAGTGAAAATCACCACCAACCCAGAAGCTCAGCAGCGCCTCACCAACAAGGTAGAATCCCAATCATCGACCTATCAAGCGAATAGAAGTATGAGCCAAGCCACTGGCGAGCATTTGCTTGCGCTGGCGCAATCCGCGCCACCGTCGCTCAAGGCAAAACTAGAAAAACTCGCTAAACACGCAAACACCGCGCAAAAAAAATGACGCCGTAGCGTCATTTTTTATCAAATTGTATTAGCCTGAAGGAGTTATGCCGTTGCGGTATTGATACCCGCTTCCATTCCTGGTGCTGGCATACTGACTGGCTCTTCGAATGTTGCCCATTCCCATGCTGACTCAGTTGCCATGATTTCACGAAGCAACATATTGTTTAGGCCGTGGCCCGACTTATAGCATGAAATCTTACCTAAGATGTTGTGACCTGCCATAAACATATCACCAACACAGTCTAAGATTTTGTGTTTAACAAACTCATCCGCATAGCGCAGACCATCTGGGTTTAATACTTTAAACTGGTCTAAAACAACTGCATTGTCCATACTGCCACCTAAGGCTAGATTGTTTGCATGCATGTATTCGATATCACGCATAAAACCAAAAGTACGCGCACGACTGATTTCTTCAGTAAAGCTTTGAGCGGTAATGTCTAATCCAATACGTTGGCGGCTAGCATTGATCGCAGGGTGATTGAAGTCGATTTCAAAGTCGATGTGGAAACCATCGTAAGGTTCAATTTCAGCCCACTTGTCACCATCTTCAACACGCACTTTTTCTTTGATGCGAATAAAGCGCTTGGCAGCGTTTTGCTCTTCAATACCGCCTTTTTGAATTAAGTAGATGAATGGCAATGCACTGCCATCCATAATAGGCACTTCGGCGCTGTCTAGCTCTACGATAAGATTATCAATCCCAAGCGCAGCTACCGCGGCAATCAAATGCTCGGTAGTAGACAAGCGAACGCCGTCTTTATTTGTTAAACACGTACACAGTTGCGTGTCGCCCACAGCTTCCGGTGTTGTTTCAAAATCAACAACTGGGTCTAGATCAACGCGGCGAAATACAACACCTGTATTCACACCAGCTGGTCGGAGAGTGATCGTGACCTTTTCACCTTTGTGTAAACCTACACCTGTGGCTTTAACGACTTGTGCAATCGTACGTTGTTTAATCATATATTCGCCCACTTAAATTCTAGATAGGCGGCGGAGTATAACATAGTTCCACCAAACTGCCAATCTCTGTTTGTTTTTTATACCAACTTTAGTCTGACTGTTTACGTAAAAAAGCCGGAATATCGAAGTAGTCACCTTTTTCTTTACTGTCTTTGCCTTTCGCGCTTGTTGAACTAGAAGGCTGTTGCGATTTCTGCTCTTGCACTTGTGGTGCTGGCGCTTCAGCTGGCTGCTCAGGTTCTGCCGCCGACGTTTGTGGTTGCGTAAAGCTTGGCACATACATGCTTGTTTGTGAGCTAGTTTGTGAACCACCTACCGCGTCCGAGCCAGAAGCTTGCCTAAAGCCATTGTCTACAATACCAAACTGCGGACGACGGTCACCGCCTAGGCCTGTAGCAACTACGGTTACTCTTAGCTCTTCGCTCATTTCAGGGTCAATAACAGCACCCACTACCACAGTCGCGTTCTCAGACGCCAACGCTTTAACATGGTTACCAACGACCTCAAACTCTTCGATAGTAATGTCCATGCCAGCCGTGATGTTTACCAAAATACCTTTCGCGCCAGTTAGGTCAACATCTTCTAAAAGCGGGCTAGAAATCGCCGCTTCCGCTGCTTCTTGTGCACGATCAGGACCTGTTGCCGAAGCCGTTCCCATCATTGCAGTACCCATTGCTGACATTACGGTTCTAACATCCGCAAAGTCAACGTTGATTAGACCTGAACGTGTGATCAGCTCTGCAATGCCTTGTACCGCACCATAAAGCACGTCATTTGCCTTAGCGAAGGCATCTAGCAGTGTAGTCCCTTTACCAAGAACTTTAAGCAATTTGTTGTTTGGAATTGTAATAAGTGAGTCTACAATTTCTGACAACTCAGCAATACCTTGCTCAGCCGCAGCCATACGCTTTTTACCTTCAAGATCGAAAGGACGCGTTACTACAGCCACAGTCAGAATACCAAGTTCTTTTGCTGCGCGTGCAACAACAGGTGCGGCACCGGTACCTGTACCGCCGCCCATACCGGCTGCGATAAATACCATGTCTGCACCTTCAAGGCTGCTCTTGATGGTTTCTAGATCTTCTTCTGCTGCGCTGCGGCCCACTTCTGGGTTCGCGCCGGCTCCTAGACCTGAGGTAATTTGAGTACCCAGCTGTACAGTAATATCCGCTGAAGAACGACGTAACGCTTGTGCGTCAGTATTCGCTACGATAAAACGTACACCTTCAATTTCTTGGTTTACCATGTGTTCTACGGCGTTACCGCCGCCGCCACCGACACCGATGACTTTAATGACAGCTTCTTCGCTGTGCTGTTCCATAATATCAAACATCTTCACTCTCCGACTTGAGTATTAAAACTCGCCTTGGAACCATTTTGTAACACGGTTCCACCAACTCCCCTCTGCATCTACCTTCGACTTCTGTGCATTCATCGATTGTAGTGATCGGCCGTATTGTAACAAACCTACCGCCGTTGCATATGCAGGGTCATCCACATAATCTGTTAATCCCTTTATGCCAATTGGTTTCCCTATTCTTACCGGCATTTGGAATATATCTTCTGCAACTTCTTGTGCACCTTGCATCTTGGCACTACCGCCAGTGATAACAAGACCTGCCGCTATTTGATCTTCAAAACCTGAGCGACGTAATTCTTCTTGTGCAAGCTCAAACAGTTCTCTAAATCTTGGCTCTACCACTTCAGACAAAGTATGGCGAGACATGACCCGAGCAGGACGTCCACCAACACTTGGTACTTCGATGGTTTCTTCACTTGACGCCATTTGGCTCGACGCGAAGGCATATTGTACTTTTAGAGACTCGGCATGCGAAATAGGTGTTCTAAATATTTTTGCTATATCACCAGTTACCTGATTACCCGCAACCGGGATCACGGCAGTATGGCGCAGTGCACCATTAACATAAATCGCAATATCCATGGTGCCACCACCAATATCTAATACTGCAACACCAAGCTCTTTTTCATCTTCAGTTAACACCGAATAACATGATGCCAAGGCGTTAAACGTTAATTGGTCTACCTGCAAACCACAACGTTCAACACATTTTTCAATATTTTTCGCCATATCATTCGAGCACGTGATGATATGTGCTTTCGCTTCCATCCTAACACCACTCATACCCAGAGGGTTTTTGATCCCCTCTTGCATGTCGATGCTATATTCTTGCGGCAATGAATGCAGCATTTTGCGTTCAGCAGACATAGGTACAGAGCGCGCAATGTGAATAACATTGGCTATATCATCGTCTGTGACTTCAGCGTTGTTTATTGCCACCACGCCACTTTCGTTTTGACACTGAATATGTTTGCCTGAGATCCCCAAATAAACCGAGCTTATTCTACAATCAGCCATTAGTTCTGCTTCATCTACGGCGCGTTTAATAGACTCAGAAACAAGGTCTAAATCATTTACCCCGCCCTTATCCATGCCGTGAGACTCTTGGCGTCCAACACCGACAATACTAAGTTGATTGTCCACAGTGATCTCCCCAACTGTGGCGACGACCTTTGATGTGCCAACATCTAATCCAATCACTAAGTTTCTTTCTGCCGACTTTGTCATGCTTCACTCTTGTTATTTTGTTGTTCTTGCTGCTCAGTAGGTTCTTTCCAACTCACTGCCAGTCCCGTGTCGTAGCGTAAATCAATGACATCTATTACTTTACCTTCGGGGCGTTCCATACGTGGATACACGTCAATAAAACGTTGTACTCGTTTGGCTTTATCTTCACGCCCTAAATTTAAGCGGATCCCATTGTCCAACCATAGCTGCCAAGCAAATCGCTCTGAAAGCGCCAAACTTTCCAAAGTAAACTGATTTACTGCCAGCAAGGCTTTAAATTGTTTAAATGTTTGCCATGCTTCTTCAGCACTCCCTTCAGGGCCGTATAATTCAGGCAACCCTTGCGGCAATTTGTTACTACTTGCTTGGAACACTTCGCCATCATCAGTGAGTAACGAATCGCTATTCCAATGCGCAACCGGCTTATGTTCCACGACATATACCTGCAACGTATCCGGCCATTGTTTTCTGACTGATACTGTGGCAATCCAAGGTAAAGACTTTACCGCTTTGTGGACTGCTTTTACATCAAGCTCAAAAAAACTATTTAAATCTGCGGTTTTAATTGCCGCTACAATGTCATTTTCATTGGTGTAATGCGGCTTACCGAGTACTTTGAGTGTTTTTAGCTGCGCATCATGATGTGCAACTAACCAATCACTTACCCAGTATGTTCCTCTTATCAATGTAAAAATCACCACAAAGAAGAAGCTAAGTCCCCAAAAAAGGGGCCAGTTCACTCTAGAACTGATCAGCTTCAACCCTGCCAAAAATGCTCGCATATTAAAGCGTTTGCTCCAAAATGCGAACAACTAATTGTTCAAAACTTACACCCGTTGCTTTTGCTGCCATCGGCACCAACGACTTTTCGGTCATACCAGGTACGGTATTTACCTCGAGTAGATAGAAATGACCTTGCTCATCTTGCATGGCGTCAACACGTCCCCAACCAGTGGCACCAACCAATTCAAAAGCGTGCTTTGCCATCACTTGTAATTGCTCAGTGTGTGCAGCGCTAATATCCGCCGGACAATAATACTCTGTACTGTTAACTTGGTACTTCGCTTCATAATCGTAAAAACCACGAGGCGTACGCATTTCAATAACAGGCAATGCCTCTTTACCGAGCATAGACACGGTAAACTCACGTCCAGTGATCCATTGTTCAACGAGGACTTGGTCGTCAAACTTAAAAGCATTATTGAGTGCCGCAGTCAAGGTTTCTTCGCTGTCAGCCTGAGCCATACCTATGCTTGAGCCCTCGTGGCTTGGCTTTACCATGACTTTACCAAACTCTGCTATCAGCGCCTTAGCATCAAACCCCGTCTCTTTACTTACGACAGCATAAGGTGCCGTACTTAACTTGGCAGACTGAAATAGATGCTTACAGCGGACTTTATCCATTGCAAGCGCACTACCAAGTACACCACTTCCTGTATATGGTATTCCCATAAACTCAAGCGCACCTTGAATAGTACCATCTTCACCGCCACGGCCATGCAGTGCAATGAATACGCGATCCACACCTAGGTCTTTAAGTTGCCATAAATTACGTTCTGCAGGATCAAAAGCGATTGCATCAACGCCTTGATTAACGAAGGCATTTAACACTGCATTACCAGACTTTAGCGACACCTCTCGCTCTGCTGAACTACCGCCAAGTAATACGGCTACTTTTCCAAACTGACTACTCATAATTCACTCTGTTTTAGCTGCGCTATCGATAGCCCAGTTGCGGCTAACTGCTTCACGATTTGACCAATATTGCCAGCCCCTTGCGTCAACACTAAATCACCATCTTCCATGGTGTTTGCCAACACTTGCGCCAATTCACTATGGTCGCTGATATGAATAGGTTCAACGCCACGTTGACGGAGGCTACGACACAAACTTTTACTATCCGCACCGACTATCGGCGCTTCACCGGCACTATATACATCTAACAGCAGCAGTTTATCAACATCGCAAAGCACTTTTACGAAATCTTCATATAAATCACGTGTTCGACTGTAGCGATGTGGCTGATAAATCATCACCAAACGCTTATCAGGCCAACCAGACTTCGCCGCTTTTATCGTCATCGCAACCTCAGACGGGTGGTGGCCATAATCATCAACCAACATCACCTCACCCACTTCATTATTGAATGAGCCGTAATGCTGAAAACGACGCCCTATCCCTTCGAAATTGGCTAATGCCTGATAAATCGCTTCGTTTTCAATATTGTGATCTTTTGCAACCGCAATAGATGCCAGCGCGTTCAATGCATTGTGCTTACCTGGCATATTTAGCGTCACTTCAAGTAACTCACCGTCTTTGGTTCTGACTTTAAAGTGTGATTCGCTTTGTGTTTGCTTGAAGTCCAGTAACTGATAATCCGCATCGTTAGCCTCACCATACGTGATTGTCGGCCTTGCGAAGCGTGGCAATAATTCTCTCACGACTGGCGAATCGATACACACCACCGCCAAACCATAAAATGGTAAGTTATGGATAAATTCGATGTAGGTGTCTTTCATTTTTTCAAAGTCACCATCGTAAGTATCCATATGGTCTTCTTCGATATTTGTTACTACCGACACCATCGGCTGCAAATGCAAAAATGATGCGTCACTCTCATCCGCTTCCGCGATAAGGTATTCACTGCTACCCACCTTGGCATTACTGCCAGCACTGTTGAGCAAGCCACCAATAATAAAGGTTGGATCCAGCTCAGCCCGCGCAAAAATACTTGCAATCAGGCTCGTTGTTGTGGTCTTACCATGTGTTCCTGCCACCGCAATCCCGTGACGAAAACGCATCAACTCAGCGAGCATTTCTGCGCGACGAACGATGGGCGTACGATTTGCCTTCGCCGCTTGGATCTCTGGGTTTTGGTCGTTGATTGCACTCGATACCACAACCACATCGGCCGTTTTTACATTGTCAGCTTGGTGGCCGATAAAGATCTCGGCCCCCATATTTGCTAATCGCTCTGTCATCGTACTTTTGGCGATATCTGAGCCTGTAATTCGGTAACCTTCAAAGGCCAGCACTTCTGCAATCCCACCCATACCAGCACCACCAATTCCGATAAAGTGGATGGTGTTGATACGTCGCATTGCTCTTCTGCTTGAAGCTTCCATTTAATATCCTAGTTCGATAATTCTGTACAAATTTGGGCAACTTTCGACGTTGCCTCCGACTTACCGCATTGTCTCGCTTTTGCAGCCATCGTCGCAATCTTTTGCGGCTCAATAACAAGTGGTTTTAGTGTAGCTGCCAACGTTTCTGCCGTAAGTGCAGATTGCTGCAATATATACGCAGCCCCGGCCGACACTAAAAATTGCGCATTAGCCGTTTGATGATCGTCAACGGCATGTGGGAAAGGCACAAAAACCGCAGCTTTCCCAGCAGCGGCTATTTCACTCACAGTTAAAGCGCCTGCACGGCAAATAACCAGATCAGCCCAAGCGTATGCGGCATCCATATCATGAATGAACTCGCTGACCTCAGCATTAATGCCTGCACTTTCATATCGTTGTTGTGTATCGTCTTGGTTATGTTTACCGCTTTGATGGCGAATAGTTAATGCGATACTAGCCACCTGTTGCTGAAGTAACTTAAGCCCTTCTGGCACTGTTTCATTCAGTGCTTTTGCACCTAGTGAGCCACCAACAATTAATAGGTTTAACGGCACCGAAATGGGTTTATCGCTAATGTCAGCAACACTTGCACGCACTGGATTCCCCACAACCTGAGCGAGCTTTTCACTGAATGCGCCTGGAAAACCAGCCAATACGCGACTTGCAATTTTCGCCAACAACTTGTTGCTCATACCCGCAACCGCGTTTTGCTCATGGATCACCAAAGGGATCCCAAGCAGTTTCGCGGCGACACCTACAGGGCCTGTTACATATCCTCCCATAGCTAATACCACATCAGGTTTACGCTGTTGTAAAATACGCTTTGCTGCGAGTACCGCTTTTAACACCATAAATGGGGCGCTCAGCAATCGTTTGACTCCGTTACCACGGACGCCTTTCATGGCAATGAAATCAATTTCAAAACCGTAACGCGGCACGACATCAGCCTCCATTCTGTCAGCAGTGCCAACCCAGCTGACTTGCCAAGCCTGCGTCTGTAAAAATTGTGCCACTGCAATACCTGGAAAAATATGTCCACCTGTACCGCCCGCGACCACTAGAAGACGTTTTGTCATCGTCTACCTCCACGGGATGTTGCCTGCCTTGTCGACATTTTTGTCTCAAAGTCTATGCGCTGTAAAATGCCTGCCGCGATTGTCATCACCCAAAGGCTAGAGCCACCATAAGAAACAAACGGCAGCGTTAAGCCTTTAGTGGGTAAAATGCCAGCGCTCGCACCAATATTAACGACCGCCTGAAAGGCAAACCAAATACCAATACCCAAAGCAAAATACCCTTCGTATTCTTTGCCTGCTTTAAGGGCCTTTTGCCCGATAAAGAGCGCTCGCGTAACCAAGACACCGAGTAAAATAATGATGCTGAATACACCAATAAAGCCGAGCTCTTCGGCTATTACAGCAAAAATAAAGTCGTTATGTGCTTCCGGTAAATACTGTAGTTTTTGAATGCTGTTGCCTAGACCTTGACCAAACCAACCGCCTTGGCCATATGCCATTAGCGATTGTACCAATTGATAACCGGCACCGAATGGATCTTCCCAAGGATTTAAAAAGCCCACGACACGCTTCATACGATATGGCTCAATGATGATAAGCAGCACAACTAAAGATACGCCGGTAAGCATTAATGTAAAAAACTGCCAAAGTCTTGCACCGGCTAAAAACAAAAGGCCAACGGTCGTCACAAACATCACAACCACAGTGCCTAAATCCGGCTGCATCAAAATTAAGAACGCATATGCCGCAAACACAATCATTGGCTTAGCGAAGCCTTTAATGTTTTCTTGTACTTCATCGCGTTTACGTACTAAGTAGCCGGCAATATAGCTGAAGAAAAATAACTTAGATGCCTCCGCAACTTGCAAACCAAAAGGACCAAGCGGGATCCAGCGTCTTGCACCATTTACTTCGCGACCAATAATGAGTACCGCCACTAACAGTACCAAACCAAAAAGCAGCAAATATGGATTACTGCGTTTCCACCACGTCATTGGCACACTCGTCGCAAACCAAAAGA
The sequence above is a segment of the Pseudoalteromonas piscicida genome. Coding sequences within it:
- the murC gene encoding UDP-N-acetylmuramate--L-alanine ligase; protein product: MEASSRRAMRRINTIHFIGIGGAGMGGIAEVLAFEGYRITGSDIAKSTMTERLANMGAEIFIGHQADNVKTADVVVVSSAINDQNPEIQAAKANRTPIVRRAEMLAELMRFRHGIAVAGTHGKTTTTSLIASIFARAELDPTFIIGGLLNSAGSNAKVGSSEYLIAEADESDASFLHLQPMVSVVTNIEEDHMDTYDGDFEKMKDTYIEFIHNLPFYGLAVVCIDSPVVRELLPRFARPTITYGEANDADYQLLDFKQTQSESHFKVRTKDGELLEVTLNMPGKHNALNALASIAVAKDHNIENEAIYQALANFEGIGRRFQHYGSFNNEVGEVMLVDDYGHHPSEVAMTIKAAKSGWPDKRLVMIYQPHRYSRTRDLYEDFVKVLCDVDKLLLLDVYSAGEAPIVGADSKSLCRSLRQRGVEPIHISDHSELAQVLANTMEDGDLVLTQGAGNIGQIVKQLAATGLSIAQLKQSEL
- the murG gene encoding undecaprenyldiphospho-muramoylpentapeptide beta-N-acetylglucosaminyltransferase translates to MTKRLLVVAGGTGGHIFPGIAVAQFLQTQAWQVSWVGTADRMEADVVPRYGFEIDFIAMKGVRGNGVKRLLSAPFMVLKAVLAAKRILQQRKPDVVLAMGGYVTGPVGVAAKLLGIPLVIHEQNAVAGMSNKLLAKIASRVLAGFPGAFSEKLAQVVGNPVRASVADISDKPISVPLNLLIVGGSLGAKALNETVPEGLKLLQQQVASIALTIRHQSGKHNQDDTQQRYESAGINAEVSEFIHDMDAAYAWADLVICRAGALTVSEIAAAGKAAVFVPFPHAVDDHQTANAQFLVSAGAAYILQQSALTAETLAATLKPLVIEPQKIATMAAKARQCGKSEATSKVAQICTELSN
- the ftsW gene encoding cell division protein FtsW, with translation MINVADIKEALTPRQSESLFDVPLMYCMLMLIGVGFVMVTSASMPVAERLFDNPFHFTIRHVIFLVGSFILFWFATSVPMTWWKRSNPYLLLFGLVLLVAVLIIGREVNGARRWIPLGPFGLQVAEASKLFFFSYIAGYLVRKRDEVQENIKGFAKPMIVFAAYAFLILMQPDLGTVVVMFVTTVGLLFLAGARLWQFFTLMLTGVSLVVLLIIIEPYRMKRVVGFLNPWEDPFGAGYQLVQSLMAYGQGGWFGQGLGNSIQKLQYLPEAHNDFIFAVIAEELGFIGVFSIIILLGVLVTRALFIGQKALKAGKEYEGYFALGIGIWFAFQAVVNIGASAGILPTKGLTLPFVSYGGSSLWVMTIAAGILQRIDFETKMSTRQATSRGGRR